Below is a genomic region from Malassezia restricta chromosome VIII, complete sequence.
AGCATGTGGCAACTGGccggccgcggcgcacagcgagcgacgtgcgtgtgggCTGCTGACAAAACCCAGGCGCCCACCGCGGCTCTAGCCCTGGCCTTGTCTTTTTGACGATGGTGCtgccgacgccgtcgctgcatgcgcagcgcttCCAGCCGGTGATATTCAGTGATGAGGGGACGAATTTGTACCCGCTGTGCGACTCGATGGATGAGACGATGCCGAAGGCGCTTGTGCCTGTGATGAATCGGCCGATGATCGCGTTTCCTCTCCAGTGGCTCGTGTCGGCTGGCTTCCGTACGTGTCTCCTGGTGGCGCctgtcgcgcagcatgccgcgttctacgatgcgctgcgctcgctgtaCCTTGTGCCATCGAGCTCAGATcgcgaggccgagcaggccgagcaggccgcgACGCAGGTGGCTCtgggctcgtcgtccgcgaGCAATGTGTCGGTGACGTTCGGCAGCTCGACGTCCAGCGTCCTCTCCGGCACGGGCGCCTTGGTAGATCCGCAGCCGAGCATGCCCGTGATGCACGTGGAACTCGTGCCGTACGGCCCCAAGCCAGGTGAGCTGGTCcgcagcgtgcgtgagCCGTCCAAGAGTgtgtcgcgcacgcggTGGGGCACCGCTCAGCTGCTGTACTGGCTagcagcgacgcggcaGCTGACGCAGGACCcgctcgtcgtgccggTGGATCTCATGGCCGTGCACATGCCGCTCTCCAACTTCTTGATGGCGCACctgggcgccgtgccggaTGTGCCGACCGTGTCGTGCCTCTTGTacgagcgcagcgcaagcGAAGGCGCTGGCAAGGAACGCGAGCGCGATGGGCCCGCGAACCTGTTCGTGGCCTACGATCGCCGCCCACTGCGCTCGCACGAGGGCATTCGGTCCCAGAGGCACGGCGCCAAGGACACGCTGCATATCCACGAGCCCCTGTTCCTGATGGACTCGGACGACGTGTACGACAAGAACGCATCCGACTTGGAGCTCCGCATGAGCATGCTCTGGACGCACCCGCACGTCCGCGTAACGACCGCCCTCCTCGACTCGCACGTATACGCATTGCATCTCCAGCCGCTGCTCCCGCTCCTGGAAGCGCATCCCGAACTGAACCATATCAccgagcagctcgtgcCGTTTGTCGTCAAGTGCGGCTGGCAAAAGCGGCTGAGTCACAAGGCCGAGTGGACGACGGACGCGCCTTCGGCAGAGGGCCCATGCTCGGCCACcgacgctgtcgtcgacacgacgcacggcacgccCTTCCACCCCCACTGCGAAATGATGCTGGCTCACATGCGTCCCGAGCCACGCCGGCcatgtgcgccgcagcatgtgctcgaggccGACAAGCTCCGCTCCGCCGACGATGCATtcatggcgcgcgccaaCACGGTGCCTACGTACCTCGACTGCAGTCGCTATCTGCTTCGCCtcgccagcacatcgatgccgctgccggcgccgtTCCCCCTGCCGGCCATGCTCGGCTGCGGCGTTGTGCCGTTCGAGGCACCCAAAAGCGACGACGGCCCGATTCATCCACGCGCACAGCTCTCGAACGACTGCCTGATCGGCAGCCACACacgcatcgacgagcgcgctACGCTCAAGCACTCGATTGTCGGGCGGCAGTGCACCATCGGCAAGGGTGCACGCATTTTGCGCTCGGTCATCATGGACGGCGTCCGCATCGGCGACAATGCCAAGGTGGAAAACTGCATTCTCGGCTCGCACGCCGATATcggcgagcgtgcgcagctgcggGAGACGGATGTCGGCCCTCACTACGTCATGGCGCCCAACACCGAGTCGAAAAACGAAAAGCTCGTCGCAGAAGAGGAGGAGCATCTGGATGAGCCCGTGTCTGATAGCATGTAGCGCTACGACTCTTCCCGCTCGCGGTAGGCCAACACGTAcgccttgagctgctgccgctccgcctccgcctccgcctgctgctgccgcgcatgcatcgatATGGATGCATCCGTGGGGACATGAATGTCTTGCGTCTGCTTCCGCGACACGAGCGAAAAGACCATGTGCTGGTCGTTCGCCTCAAGACGCCgacgcggcacatgcgcccTCGCTAGCATCGACCGCGTCTGCTCGAGAGCCATGcccgacggcgccgcgcttggCCCACCCGTATCGGCCATGAGCATCGCGAGCTCCTGCTCCACGTCggcctcggcacgctcgtcgagcgccgcttGCTGCGCTGCTTGGCGCTCGGggtcatcgtcgtcgtcgtcgtcatcctcctcatcgtcgtggtcgtcgtcgttgtcgtcgtcgttgtCGCCATCGCCTCTGTGGGCCGGTCGCTTGCCTGCCATACGCTTTCCAAGGTCGAGCTTGACAAGGTACGGCTGCGCTTCGCGTAGCCGCTTGGCCAGACGCTTGTGATTCACGCGGCCATCGCGGCTCACACCCAGGTGCGAAAACGAATCCTGAAGCAGGTACGCGACCTCTACCGGGGGCTCATCTTTCGATAAAATGTAGTGCTGCAGGACCGCACAGACGTGATCCAAGCGCTGCTTGTACGGCGGCTTTTGGAATGCCTTCCCAAAGTAAGGCAAAAGTGTGCAGGCCATTCGCACGCGCGTATAGTCGTTGGGTGCATCCTTGCGCTGCGGTTGTGGCACGCACAAACGGtacagctgctgcagcatcgcATCCGGTTTCACTAGGAAGCAGGCGTGACATTCACCGAGGTACCGCACACGAGCCAGGCGGCGCTGATGCCCCGCAAAGTCAAGGTGCAAGAGATCCGCCTCGATATCCTCGCTGAGTGTGTCGAGCACTTCACAGACAAAGGCCTCGTGGCACTGCTGGATCCGACTCAGCAAGCGCGCCAGCAGTGGCAGTGTGTCGTGCGTCAGGAGCCATGGCGACGTAAAGAGCGTAAAGATGTGGGCACGAATCGACTCGTCACTCCAGTTCAGCATCTTGacaagcgcctgcgtcCTGTCAAACGAGCCGTGGCCCAGCATGTGCGTGAACACATGCGTGATAAACTGCTCCATAGCCGACGGCTCGCGGTACGTCACGATCGGCCGATCAGGTGGCACACACTTGTAGTAGGCAttgtcgagcaggagcgtgtgctgctCGGACAAGTTGTGTGCCAAGCGCTTACGGCGCAGCAAGTCCAgcacatgctgcatgcgGGCTGCTGTGGCAGGCATGCGGTGCAAGTAACGACCGCATGTCTCGATGGACAGGGCCAGCATCTCAATGGACGTCGGTGAAAAGTCGTCCAGCAGGACCTTGTACAAGTGAAACACAATGTGCTCAGGCACAAGGCCAAACTTGGTGAGCTCGCCTAGGTAGATGATGAGATGGCTCTGCAGCTGCCGATCCGGTTTGCGAAACGATTGCTGCTGCCGCAACTTTTGGTTCAGATGCTCGACCACCGCCTCCGCCAAGCCTGGCCGGTAcggctgcagcgtcgcgatcAGCCTCGCATAGTACGGTAACATATCCCAGCGGTGCTTCGGCACATGCAGGAGTGCGGCACTCAGGCGGCGAGCCGACATCGACTTGAGCTGGAATCCAAGTTCGATGGCCACGTCATCGACGGTGCCCTGATTGCACATCGTCGGCAGACGATCTAGCGAGTGCTGGAGGGACTGCTGCACCCGCGCATCGGTCTCAtccgacgacgcggcagcCGCCTCCAACACCGAGGCGGGAAGCAACTCGTCCAAAGGGCACAGATCTTTGTAAAACTTGCGCATCTCCTCGTCCTCCCACGGACTCTTGCCAGAGGCGTACTCCTGCTCCATCTTGGCCGACATCTCCGCCAGTGTGGATGTCGCTTCAAGGTTTACTCCAAAACGCGGCGCAGACGGATCCTTGTCCGattcgcgcagctcgggAAGCTCGACttgcagcgacgcagccatcgcatgcatggcttcGATCATGGTATGCACATCACTCACACGGCGCTCAAAGGCCGACTGACGATCATCAAACACCACGCCTGACCGGATATAGGCATCGCTATTGCGCTGCTCTTGCTCTTGAAGTTGTTCGTGTTCCCGCTGAGCACGACGTGCCAACATCGCATAATATGCCTCGAAGAGCTTGCGGAACTTGAGGCTCTGAGCCTCGGATATCACAGCGTCCTCAGCCAGCTTGCCCATCGGCACACCTGGCTGGCCGGCTTCGTGCGTCTCCATAGGAACAAGCAGCAGGGAGCCATAAGAGCGTAATATCGCCTGGGCCACGGACGTATATACAAGATCGCGGTCTTGGGACAGCATTTTacgcagctgctcataTAACCAGTTCAGACCTGGAGCGCACACACCTTCCGATAGCGTCATGGGGCCAACGAGGCCTACGAGCACCATTTCAGTGACGCCACGAAGCAACgatcgctgccgcgcgactAGTGCAGCCTCTTTTTGCGCCTGCTCGTTCGAGGCATCCTGACTTTTAGGTGGTGGCGGCACGATTTCCTGCTCCATCACCTTGAGCAGCGGCTCAGTAAACTCAGAGCCACCAAATCGGGCATGCAAAGCACACAGAATCTCAATGACTGCATATCTGTCTTtgagcgtcgtcgcctTCCATAAAATCTCAGGTATGCTGGGTATAAGCTCGTCCAAGTATTTGGTCAGACTCAGTAGTTGCACTTCCTTGACAAGCGCATCTTTGGCATCTGCCAAGTTGGTCTGCTTCAGCCGCTTAATGAAGGCCGAGTTGCGCTTGAGCGATGCGTCGAGATTGTCGCCAGATCCATGCGGACCATGGAGCCACACATGCTGGTTGGCCTCGCGCAAGGAAGCGCGCCACTTTTCGCGCTCGGCACTTTTGGCAAGATCAGCTGCATCCCGTGAAGGTGCAGCTGTCTTGGCTTCGTCTACAACTTGACCGTGGCTGGGCGCCACCAGCTGTGGTTGGTCCATCGCCAATGTCCTTcacgcgacgagcgccacTTTCTTGACGACCAACACGCTTTGTCATCAAATAGGAGCGCCAGTGCGGCAGGACCTACGATCTACCTCCAGCGCGGACGCTGTACCTTGCAGACGACAGTCTGCATTTATGCTGTGCACGCAGGACCTCACAGTCCTTGCCTTGGCTATGAATTAACCTGAGTCATTCCTATGATTGGACGCACCTTGTGCGTCGCAAACGAGGCGGAGGACGCGGATCGGTCGTGCCACAGCGTCACTCGAGTCTGTGTAAGCCATGCGTTCATATGGTATCTGCATGCATCGCCACTGCACCACAGTGCAGCCCAGGGGCATGAAATTCCTGCCATGCCAGGTCTGGCCGGCCGGCAATTTTCTTGGACCTGCTCTTATTGGTGAGGCTCTTAGAGAAAGCACGTGCAGAATATGCATCATTCACGTTTTGTCCGCATCCCCACGCATGAGATACAGCGGCGTTCGAAGACGCATTCGACAGTCGAATTGCTCGACACGTCCGCGTTGGGGACCAAGGGCTCGGCGTTTCCCGTATCGTTTTTGTCGACTTCGTCGCCTCTCCCCTTCCACGCCTCTCCTCAGCTGCAGATAGCAAGCCTATTGTGCATACATTTAGGCTCAAGATTCTTCCTGATTATTGCGGCGCTGAGCGGTTGTTCTACCATTTACACAGCCCCCATACTTCTCCCTTGATTTCATTCTTGGCAACCAAATTCTCCCCTGTCACTCCTCCCTGTTCATTCCTTTCGCTGGACCTAACGAGCTAACCCGCGATGAGTGACGTCAATACGATCGATCAACTTACTCAACAACATGCAGCAGATGTTGCCATGGGCAACAGCAGCGCGTCCACCCACATGCAAGGGAATGCTGTTTCTTCAACTGCCACTTCGAATACGCCCAGCAAcaccagcggcgcagctccaGACTCTCCATTTCATATGTCCGTGCCCCTCACTCACACACCCATGCTGTTTGACGCATCTGGCAGCAGTGTGGTCATGGAGTAGGGCCCGTCCATGTACACGTCCGCACCCGCTTTGTCCAGCCTGGCAAGTCCTGCCAATGTGTCTCAGTCTCCTTCGCTGTATACCCAGCCACCAGCACCAGGCCCTATCGTGATGCGCGCATTGATTATCACCAGTGACGCTAGTGTCATTATTGGAAAACAGGGACGTCACATCAATGAAATTCGCGAGCTaagcggcgcacgcctCAATATTAGCGAAAGCATTCCGTCGAATCCAGAGCGCATTCTGACTGTATCGGGTGCTTTGGATGCAGTTAGCAAAGCCTTTGGCTTGCTGGTGCGCCGCATCAATGACGAGCCATTCGACCAGCCGTCCCTGCCTGGTGCCCGTGCTGCCTCGTTCCGCTTCATTATTCCCAACTCGCATATGGGAGCGATTATCGGTCGCCAGGGCAGCAAAATCAAGGAAATCCAGGAAGCCAGCGGTGCTCGTTTGCATGCGGGCGAGACTATGTTGCCCGGCTCCACCGAGCGGATCTTGAATATCACAGGTGTGGCGGATGCCCTTCACATCGCCGTATACTATGTCGGAGCGACTTTGCTCGAGCATCCTGACCGCGGCGCCAATAATCTCCCTTACCGCCCAGCTGCTATGAATCGAGCTTTGGGTACCTCGCTCATGGGCTCTCCTATTGGCACGGCATCGCCGAATTCTAGTATGCTGAGCGCGGGTGGTAGCCCTAAAGTGCTCGGCTCGGTGCTGACCCCTGGTTTCCAGACGCAGCAAATCTTTATCCCAAATGATCTAGTTGGCTGTATCATTGGCAAGGGTGGCCAGAAAATCAATGAGATTCGTCAACTAAGCGCTAGTCATATCAAAATCATGGAACGCAATGCTGGCATCGCTGCAGGCGGCAGTGGCACGGAGCGCCTTGTCACGATCACGGGTCCCCCACCCAATATCCAGATGGCCGTGACGCTGTTGTaccagcgcctcgagcaaGAAAAGATGCGCCTTGCTCAAAACACGCCTATCCTATAACCCTATTTCTTCCCCTTTCTTGCCATTTCTCGATTTCTCTGCAACATAATTAGTTGACCAGGTCCACCTTTATCTTTCTGTAGACTGGTACGATTGCGGCGTGTTTCGCCGCGTATTACATCAGCATATTACCCCATCAGCAAATGGCATGGCAAGATGCTCCATGCACTAGACGCGGACGATCGGGGCCGCCAAGCACCCGACTATTTCGTAACGACCAACATTGACCATGCCTATTACGTGCGTCTATGGCCCGACTGACCATGTTACAGTGGATCGGACACGATTAAGCTGATTGCTGCCATCTTTGTGCCACCCCTTGGTGTGTTTTTGGAGCGTGGCTGCCACTCGGACTTTTGGAGTACGTGAGATTCGCGTCATCACATGGTTAACCGTCTCAGTTAATGTCCTTCTGACTTGTCTTGGTTACATTCCGGTATGTGCACATTACGTTTGCTCGGTGCTGACGCGTATGTTTTTACTTCTAGGGTATTATCCACGCTGTACGTATTGCATTGGCTCGAGACATACTAACCACGCAGTGGTACGCATTCTTATTTGTCGGGATGGTGTGGCACCCCAGCCATCTAGGCAACTCATTTGTTCGCAGCACAGTACTAACGCATGCTCTCTTCGTCGGTCGATCGACCGATCGGGACGGGAGTTTACAGCTTTGTCATGTATGTACATGCCACGACACTAACTGTGCAGTGCGAAATATTGAGTCACTCAAAACACCTGCAACCGAGGCCGTTAATTAATTACTTTCGTAGTCTAACACCACTCAATTTCTCGATACACTATACGACCCAGAAAAACCAAGCGCAACACATGATCCATACTAAATGGCGTCTGGTATGCGAGCCTTGCTGTTGTTATCAGGGAAATCGTACGACTTGAGCAAATTTTCAATAATATCAACGGTGCCAATGGTGCCACCAGCCTGGATGCACTTTAGCTTCCAAGACAATGCTGAGTGTCGGAACCGCTTGTAGTCGTCCTTCAGCAGACGCACCAGCTTCGGAACCATATCCGATGGGTCAAACTTGGGCGACTTTTCTGCCCAGAGGCCCACACCTGAATGCTGAATGTACAATCCAATGTCGTGCGTATCCACCCACTGTGAAATACAGAATTGCGGCACGCCATGAGCCAAGGCTTCGTTGTACGAGTTACCTCCACCATGGTGCATAAAAGCGGCCAGAGCCGGATGCGAAAGAACAGTTTCAACGTCCGCAATCCAGTGCTCGCGACGAATATAGGAGGGCAGGTTGCATTCCTCCAACGTGGGAATGGGCTGCACACTCTGGGGATGGTTGCCGATTTTCCAAAGGACAAGAATATCCGGTACTTGCTCGTGAAGCATCTCAAGCGAGGCAACAATGTTGTCATAGTCCTCTCTGTTGTAGAAGAAGATACTGCCCATATTCAAGTACAAGACACGCTTGGAGTCCATCATAGCACGGTCCATCCAGATCTTGACAGGATCTTGCATCTGCGCCACAGCATGAGCAGACAACATTTGCTTTTCAAGCATACTTCCATCAGCAATCGTAGGTGTAGATGCTGTGGACACATTAGGCGACAATTCAAGGTTGCGGAACGAGAAGTTGACCGGGCTTGACGGGATCGAGCGGGCACTGGGCATCGTCAGCTGTTTGGGAGCAAAGCAGGGACCCACAAAGTACACCGAGTTATCATACGCATCCGAAGGATATATCCATGTTGGCCACGTTAAAAGAGATGGTGGCGATCTGTTGAGGCAACATGCCCGGCGTTGGCGTCATAATAGAGTCACAGATAATATCAGTGGGTTTGAGGCCGAGTACTTCCTTGCGGTagcgacggcgctgggcAGGATGCCGATTGAAGAAGATAAAATGCAGCCAGATTAGAATGAACAACAGATTGTGGAAAAAGACAAAGATACCACCGGTAGCCGAACGACCACCGCTCATGGGCATAGGGTTGCGAAAAATATTTACCTTGCTTGCCACAGCCGAGGCAGCTGCAGGAGAGGTCTCGATAAAAGCACGTTTCGTCAGGCGAACACCATCCACAGCAAATGCGCTAAAGTTGTCGACAATAATCATGTCAGGGTCTAGTGATTCGATCAGATCGCGGATCATGAAAACCACCTCACCGTAGGAGTCCGTCGCACCAGGTACGTGCTCAGCAAACATACTAAGCCATGCCCAGATCTGACCAGGCTTGGATCGGAGAACTTCGTGGAAATGGTCCGAAAGTTTCGCCGCCTTGTCTGTGTAGTCGGCAACTACTTCGTTGTCACCAAGCGTATAGAACACCAGAGGCATCCGCATGACATACTCTGGGCTTGGGGTGCTTTCAGGCTGCACGATGAATCCCATGCGGGATTGGATTTTCTTGA
It encodes:
- a CDS encoding diacylglycerol acyltransferase family, encoding MPSARSIPSSPVNFSFRNLELSPNVSTASTPTIADGSMLEKQMLSAHAVAQMQDPVKIWMDRAMMDSKRVLYLNMGSIFFYNREDYDNIVASLEMLHEQVPDILVLWKIGNHPQSVQPIPTLEECNLPSYIRREHWIADVETVLSHPALAAFMHHGGGNSYNEALAHGVPQFCISQWVDTHDIGLYIQHSGVGLWAEKSPKFDPSDMVPKLVRLLKDDYKRFRHSALSWKLKCIQAGGTIGTVDIIENLLKSYDFPDNNSKARIPDAI
- a CDS encoding small plasma membrane protein produces the protein MPITGSDTIKLIAAIFVPPLGVFLERGCHSDFWINVLLTCLGYIPGIIHASFVIAKY
- a CDS encoding regulator of nonsense transcripts 2 produces the protein MDQPQLVAPSHGQVVDEAKTAAPSRDAADLAKSAEREKWRASLREANQHVWLHGPHGSGDNLDASLKRNSAFIKRLKQTNLADAKDALVKEVQLLSLTKYLDELIPSIPEILWKATTLKDRYAVIEILCALHARFGGSEFTEPLLKVMEQEIVPPPPKSQDASNEQAQKEAALVARQRSLLRGVTEMVLVGLVGPMTLSEGVCAPGLNWLYEQLRKMLSQDRDLVYTSVAQAILRSYGSLLLVPMETHEAGQPGVPMGKLAEDAVISEAQSLKFRKLFEAYYAMLARRAQREHEQLQEQEQRNSDAYIRSGVVFDDRQSAFERRVSDVHTMIEAMHAMAASLQVELPELRESDKDPSAPRFGVNLEATSTLAEMSAKMEQEYASGKSPWEDEEMRKFYKDLCPLDELLPASVLEAAAASSDETDARVQQSLQHSLDRLPTMCNQGTVDDVAIELGFQLKSMSARRLSAALLHVPKHRWDMLPYYARLIATLQPYRPGLAEAVVEHLNQKLRQQQSFRKPDRQLQSHLIIYLGELTKFGLVPEHIVFHLYKVLLDDFSPTSIEMLALSIETCGRYLHRMPATAARMQHVLDLLRRKRLAHNLSEQHTLLLDNAYYKCVPPDRPIVTYREPSAMEQFITHVFTHMLGHGSFDRTQALVKMLNWSDESIRAHIFTLFTSPWLLTHDTLPLLARLLSRIQQCHEAFVCEVLDTLSEDIEADLLHLDFAGHQRRLARVRYLGECHACFLVKPDAMLQQLYRLCVPQPQRKDAPNDYTRVRMACTLLPYFGKAFQKPPYKQRLDHVCAVLQHYILSKDEPPVEVAYLLQDSFSHLGVSRDGRVNHKRLAKRLREAQPYLVKLDLGKRMAGKRPAHRGDGDNDDDNDDDHDDEEDDDDDDDDPERQAAQQAALDERAEADVEQELAMLMADTGGPSAAPSGMALEQTRSMLARAHVPRRRLEANDQHMVFSLVSRKQTQDIHVPTDASISMHARQQQAEAEAERQQLKAYVLAYREREES
- a CDS encoding translation initiation factor eIF-2B subunit gamma yields the protein MVLPTPSLHAQRFQPVIFSDEGTNLYPLCDSMDETMPKALVPVMNRPMIAFPLQWLVSAGFRTCLLVAPVAQHAAFYDALRSLYLVPSSSDREAEQAEQAATQVALGSSSASNVSVTFGSSTSSVLSGTGALVDPQPSMPVMHVELVPYGPKPGELVRSVREPSKSVSRTRWGTAQLLYWLAATRQLTQDPLVVPVDLMAVHMPLSNFLMAHLGAVPDVPTVSCLLYERSASEGAGKERERDGPANLFVAYDRRPLRSHEGIRSQRHGAKDTLHIHEPLFLMDSDDVYDKNASDLELRMSMLWTHPHVRVTTALLDSHVYALHLQPLLPLLEAHPELNHITEQLVPFVVKCGWQKRLSHKAEWTTDAPSAEGPCSATDAVVDTTHGTPFHPHCEMMLAHMRPEPRRPCAPQHVLEADKLRSADDAFMARANTVPTYLDCSRYLLRLASTSMPLPAPFPLPAMLGCGVVPFEAPKSDDGPIHPRAQLSNDCLIGSHTRIDERATLKHSIVGRQCTIGKGARILRSVIMDGVRIGDNAKVENCILGSHADIGERAQLRETDVGPHYVMAPNTESKNEKLVAEEEEHLDEPVSDSM
- a CDS encoding heterogeneous nuclear rnp K-like protein, which codes for MYTSAPALSSLASPANVSQSPSLYTQPPAPGPIVMRALIITSDASVIIGKQGRHINEIRELSGARLNISESIPSNPERILTVSGALDAVSKAFGLLVRRINDEPFDQPSLPGARAASFRFIIPNSHMGAIIGRQGSKIKEIQEASGARLHAGETMLPGSTERILNITGVADALHIAVYYVGATLLEHPDRGANNLPYRPAAMNRALGTSLMGSPIGTASPNSSMLSAGGSPKVLGSVLTPGFQTQQIFIPNDLVGCIIGKGGQKINEIRQLSASHIKIMERNAGIAAGGSGTERLVTITGPPPNIQMAVTLLYQRLEQEKMRLAQNTPIL
- a CDS encoding diacylglycerol acyltransferase family gives rise to the protein MSSLVLTPKRYLILTNPATGQVNPLLSIAEELVNRGNQVVFMSSEPIFKKLKKIQSRMGFIVQPESTPSPEYVMRMPLVFYTLGDNEVVADYTDKAAKLSDHFHEVLRSKPGQIWAWLSMFAEHVPGATDSYGEVVFMIRDLIESLDPDMIIVDNFSAFAVDGVRLTKRAFIETSPAAASAVASKVNIFRNPMPMSGGRSATGGIFVFFHNLLFILIWLHFIFFNRHPAQRRRYRKEVLGLKPTDIICDSIMTPTPGMLPQQIATISFNVANMDISFGCV